The Leguminivora glycinivorella isolate SPB_JAAS2020 chromosome 4, LegGlyc_1.1, whole genome shotgun sequence genome segment GGTATTCAAAGACAAAGTTGTACTCACCCATGCTTCCAATGCGAATTTAAGTTAGTATTACATACTTAAACTGACTAATATTAATTTGGCAGGCAATCAGTTTTATTTGAAAAGCCACACTAATAAACTAAATCTTAAACCAAGGCCTGCCTTGCTCAGCAGTGGGATAAGAAGAAAATATAATTCTTTTGCATAATTACTGCCCATTCTCTTACTAAGTAGCAAGCTTTCGTGTTTCGTCCTACCGTACCTGATAAAGTGGTATCCACAGAAAAACTTCAACACTTGGCTCGCTCAGCGTATGATGATTGATGATACAGGATACCTGCCTAGTAGCCTAGCACGTATGTATGCTCATACAAGTTGATAGTATTGATACCGACGTGGATTTGTCAAGCCATGTGGGAAAGGGTTGATATTAAGAGATGTCGCGgtgtatacataatatatgtaggattaattttattactaaacacacatatatttatttacatggcTATACTTTATTTAGTTGCGAGCAGACCGTTTGCCGCAGTGGACATTCTTTATACTGTAGTCAGGAATGTCAATCTAGAGCTTCAAAACGAATTAGGAGACGAAGTTTAGGTAAACCAAAATGCACTTAATTAGTTCGTATTCATTTACTTAGCCATTAGTTCAAATAAGATTATAATAGGctaatacaataaattaatagAAATTAAAATGGCTGTGTTCGAAGTTTACCTAGCGTAAAGCACAATACTGTTTCGACATAAGTTTGTATTTTGACATGTAATTAGGGAAGAGGTAATAGCGCGATAattttaaatcataatattaaGAAATGTTATCATTAATATACTGTTTTCTTTCATTGAAAGCTATTGTTTTACGAGTTACCTACTTCTGGAGATTATTAGGCTAATAAAAAGTGGAGACAACATGCTACTGCATTTTTCTTcgctacttatttatattatcatGGACGAACTAAAATTGGTTGCTAACCTATTTTTTGGGTATAGAGCTTTCCGAGCATAGCAAAGTCATATATTTACTGTTATAGTTTGTTAATTTAGAAATAATATTCAAACAAGTTGAATAAACATTGTCGGGTAAAAATGTATATCGACTGCAGTCTCCTATACCTAAAGTAAGAAAACATATTAGcgttattatattagtatagatgtttcttacgtttttgattttatcattagatatatgtatttaaatagaATACTGTTAAAGCTGAGAAATGAGAAAACAATATCTCGGTACCGGCTTGTAAGACCCTGGTTTTGACCTGGCGTCGAAGGCATAGGTTATTTGTAACTCTGCCTAATAGCACTAACTTATACTTACGCACTTACTGTAAAATATCTTGTCCACTCATTACTTTTATATCCATGttgttttaataaatttttaCGTGCGAAAAACTGGTACTATTGAGCTTCCTTTACCATCCCATCCCCAAATAAtactcaatttatttttttagtttttattacaCTAATATTATGTAACACGAACTTTCTTATTCCTTAAATCCTTACACCGAAAACAGTCATTCTTTCTTAAtctaatttaatatttcttaaATACTTTTCAGCAAAGCTTTTAAGCGATGCTACTAGAATGTCGAAAATtcgaaataaaaacaaatatttttcagATAAGACATTCGATATAACGAATATGAATTATAAATCAATAACGCGAACTATGAGTACTTATAACCTAATCATCATCTTCGTTATACGATGGTGAAGTCGGCGAGTAGTTTGGTGAAGTCGGGGAATAGGAAGTCGGACCGGCGGACGAAGGGGAGTAGGCGGGGGAAGAAGGAGAGTAATTGGGTGACGTAGGAGTGTAAGTGGGCGACGTCGGCGAGTACTTGGTCGACGAGGGCGAGTAGCCCGGCGACGACGGCGAGTAGTTCGGGGAAGACGGAGAGTAGTTCGGGGAGGATGGGGAGTAGCGCGTGCTGCCCGGGTGCTGCGGCGACGAGGGCGAGTACGCCGGGCTGGCCGGCGAGTACTGAGGGCTCGTCGGCGAGTATTGCGGGCTGGTCGGGGAATAAGTAGGACTGCCGCCCGCGATCGACGGGGAAGTCGGGGAATAGTTCGGCGAAGTCGGGGAATATTTCGGGGACGACGGCGAGTAGCTCGGCGAAGTGGGAGAGTACGCCGGAGAAGTGGGAGAGTACGACGGACTCGTAGGAGAATACGCGGGGGATGTTGGCGTGTAATTCGGCGACGAGGGCGAATAGCTCGGGGACGCGGGACTGTAGACGGGGCTCGTTGGCGAGTAGCTCGGCGATGATGGCGAGTAGCCCGGAGACGCGGGTGAGTACGCGGGACTCGTCGGAGAGTAAGACGGGCTCGTGGGCGAGTAGGAGGGGCTCGTCGGTGAGTAGCTGGGTGAAGTGGGCGAGTAACTCGGGGATGTGGGAGAGTAGGCCGGGCTCGTAGGGGAGTAGCTCGGCGACGTCGGGGAGTAGCTGGGGGACGTGGGCGAATATGACGGGGAAGTCGGCGAGTAGCCGGGCGACGTGGGCGAATAGCTCGGGGAGGCCGGGGAGTAGATGGGGGAGGTCGGGGAGTAGTTGGGCGAGGTGGGCGAGTAGGAGGGGCTGGTGGGCGAGTAGTGCGGGGAGGCGGGGGTGAGGCTGGGGGAGGCGGCGGCGTACACGGGGCTGGTGGGCGAGTAGGAGGGCGAGGCGCCGGCGGGGAGGCGTAGGGCGACAGCGGCGGGCCGGGCGAGCCGGGGGAGCCGGGCTGCGGCGACCAGGCGCTGTAGGCGGGCGACAGGCCCGAAGCGTCCGATGCCCCGGACGGCGAGAACGACGGCCCGCCGGGCGTCATGATGCTTCCCACTGGAATACGATTACATTTATCAATAGAGATTATTGAGtgaaaatagtaataaatattacTCCAGTCTTTTATTATTGACAGCATACAACGGCAATGATCCAACTGTAATAACTGTATGCAATTTCTACACTTAAAGAAGTCATATAGTAATATTTAGGGAACGCTGTAACAGTAACAGACAGCTTTATCTTACTGTTGCAAGTTTGCAGGGTTGATATTCAGTTTTATAAATAGATTAGTTACATAGtagttaggtttttttataagatCTGAAAATAGGTGTCTTTAAACGATAAccgtatatgtatttatattactCAGTGCTAAATTTTAGGTAATCCTGCACATTGTGACAAGGAATGCGCAAACAACAAGAGAAATGCAGAgaaatgggcattttcgcgagaagtatctcaaaatagtacattacgatacaagtgcgaaataaaggaagttagaaactagtggcgataaattaaaacacggccgAATTAaaactgtactgaaaaacgtcgtacgatacacgtgcaaaaaggaaattcgtaactcgtgtcaatttaagacactcccttcggtcgtgttttaatttatcgccactcattgcgaacttcctttttttcgcacttgtatcgtaatgtactattttctatttaaggtaggtaaattttgtttttcatactcagaatcacttTTCTATTTgaatactttccactttgtaaccgctgcagtgtttgaaaaatggtaacgaagtggaagaatgaaatttgggacgcttttttccgcctagtaggatggaaagggctcgtgattctgagtaggaaaaacattaaatttacctattttagaaaaaaacgtTTGCAGTTAGTCTAATACTAATTCTCTTATGAAACTCGACTACAAACGATGCCCGATAgtgcattttattttttaaggccTTCCCCGAAacgtttaataaaaaaaaacgcaattAAGGGCCAATTgaatcaaccacatttgacaaacacatcatcgtcacgcagcagacgtctatggcacttcccataaaataaaatttaacgaacgctttaacggtgacagacggtttggtgcaaccgaccctaagtcCCCATTTTACATTAATTATCAAACACATACCTTGACCAGGAGACCAGACGCTGCTGCCATAGCCCGGCGTGTTCTGCGTAGACCAGGGAGTCATGAGTGGCGTCATAGACGGCGTGCCCACGCCGAAGTACATGCCGCCGCCGACGCCCATGCCGACGCCGAGACCGCCCATTTCCATACCGTGCTTGCATTTCTCGGCGTCGAGGAGCAAATCGAAGCATCCTgggaattattaatattttcattcaaTAAAATCCAAGAATGTAATGACGGGAGTCACAAAAAATACATTGCAGAATAATTTACAAAATGACAAAaaacgtgtgtgtgtggattgagtgagcaccttccgaaaataaaaaaaaatatgctgatcatttagtaaaagttctaaaacaattgtaaaacgaatctctgaatttgtaaaaagataaatcaaaagatacagccattaacatgtgctcactcagttctcacaaactaccaacgaaaacagtgaatatattcatttaacatataatatttatatactaacatttagtaaaaaataggccaacctacctctataaatattagatcacctagtgacgtattaaattttttacaaatagtttcttatgctcactcaatccacacacttttgaaaagccgaattttgatgaaaaacataagatttagaccgctattatatgtgtatagtttagtaaaagtgaaatgggaatttgtaaaatacaaaacgaaccactaacgtgtcaggtttttttataataaatttttgtaagtgctcactcagtccacacgttttgagaaagttaaaaatgtaaatatcttacgatttgtagcacctaagacactcgaaagtacttcaacatttagtaaaaatttttactaaatatccaccatctaatattttatattcgttgtctggttttaaagatattcagacataacttttctcatacaaatgtatcaagtagggtgactacactatgtcggctcctgattttccccaccttcccattgtcatattgagattggggagtttcgttcgttcaattttgataatattaaactaataccatattaattatccatctgcaaactgtttttaggttatgttcttggcctagtgatgatgtgtattgtgtaatttttatcgacgtcaggataataaccatatcgacatgcatgcattaaaaaggacatgaatgataattggtaagaaacaaagaatataatacttcactagtaagaaaccagaacctggtaatctaatcgcgctaacagatgagcgtactgtaagtgggagcgagaaatagttattcttttctcgctcccacttacaaatccggtgaactattatcaaaattgaacgaaactccccaatctcaatatgacaatgggaaggtggggaaaatcaggagccgacatagtgtggtcaccctacttgatacatttgtatgagaaaagttatgtctgaatatctttaaaaccagacaacgaatataaaatattagatggtggatatttagtaaaaatttttactaaatgttgaagtactttcgagtgtcttaggtgctacaaatcgtaagatatttacatttttaactttctcaaaacgtgtggactgagtgagcacttacaaaaatttattataaaaaaacctgacacgttagtggtttgttttgtattttacaaattcccatttcacttttactaaactatacacatataatagcggtctaaatcttatgtttttcatcaaaattcggcttttcaaaagtgtgtggattgagtgagcataagaaactatttgtaaaaaatttaatacgtcactaggtgatctaatatttatagaggtaggttggcctattttttactaaatgttagtatataaatattatatgttaaatgaatatattcactgttttcgttggtagtttgtgagaactgagtgagcacatgttaatggctgtatcttttgatttatctttttacaaattcagagattcgttttacaattgttttagaacttttactaaatgatcagcatatttttttttattttcggaaggtgctcactcaatccacacacacaccaaaaaacaagagacaaaaaatggtcccaaaattttctattattttgcatactttccactttgtaacagctgtacaaagtgtttgaaaaatggtaacgataacgaagtggaaaaattaaatttgggacacttttttccgcctagtaggatggaACGGAACACGATAATTTAGGGATAAACGTTACAGATTAATAGTGAGTATTCAGGATCTTTTTTTTGGCTAATGtgattattaaaatgtaataattatctaTGTTGTTGAATCTTACCTGTGCCCATTCTTGGCAACTGTCCCATGATAATATTTTCCGACACTCCTCTCATCGGATCCACTTCAGCATGACTGGCAGCGTCCAGCAGCACGTCTACAGTTTCCTCGAACGAGCATCTCATGAGCGCGCCAGTGTCTTGTCTATTGATACCGTGACGGGTGATAGCCATAAGGTGACCTTTAGCCGTCATGACATCACAAAGCAACGCAAGATGCCGATAGTTGACGTACAGACCGTAGAACTGCAGCACAGCGTTCATTTCCTTCTCTACTGATTTACGCACGGCCTCGATACCCAACACTTGGAATATTTCGCAAATGTCGTTACTGAACGTTCTGATCGGATCGACGTCCCTTTCGGACAATACTTTCATGAGAGAAGTACCGTCAGTTTCCAATAACCATTCGGCGATAGCCTTGAACTCTCCCTGTTCAGTGATAATAATGCGTTTCTTCGCCTCCGTTTGAGGCAAGTGCATGTATACTTTACCGATCGCTTCTATACCCTGCAGCGTCATGTCTGACAACATATTGGCTTCAATACAGCGCAAGAACATGTCATCTTCCATTTTATCTACTGTCTCTTCATCATTATCTTGGAATTTGCTTTCTTCGTTATTCATGATTCTGATACGCAATACAAGCTTTTCTGCGTTATCGTCGTTGAAGATACAGTTCAAGTCATCTCCAAAACCGGCGTTAATCTTTTCTGCGATCTGTTCCATGGTAAGTTTCTTATCTGTCATCCTCTTACGGTCCAACTCTATACGTAGAAGCCAGGGTGAAATCTTTGTAGGATCAAAGTCAGGCATTTCATAGTAGACATTGACGAACTCTTGATCTTCAGCAATAACTGTATTTTGAGGGTCAGGGTCATAGTAAATAGCTGTATTAGCGGTAACTTTACGCAATGTTGTGTGTTCCAGCCTGCAAAGTACATTCTTAGCTTTCTCAGCATCACGTGCCGCACCGCCTGTTAAAAACACGGTTAGGGAAGGCGCCTTTGGTTTCTTGGAAATATTGATAATTTCCTTCAGACGTGGCACACCAAGCGTTACGTTTTTGGACGACACACCAGCAAAATGGAAAGTGTTCAGTGTCATCTGAGTGGCGGGTTCTCCCAGAGATTGCGCGGCCAGGGCGCCCACCATTTCTCCCGGGTTAACTTGAGCCTGTTGGAAGCGAGTCTCAATTTCTCCAATCAACCACTCAAATGCCTCACTTGATAATCTGTATTCTTCAGCAACAAACTTTGTGCAAAGTGTAGATCTCACGAGACATTGGAACAATAAAGTAGCGTTTTCATTAGCCTGTACTGATAAGCGATCTTCGCCAGCTACAATGACACATTTTTTCAAAAGGTCCTTGACTCCTTGTATAACTTTGATGGGACTTAGGTCTGTTGGCATACGTTTGTTTATATGGAAAATCTTCTGAACATTCCAGATCATTCTCTTGAAGTTGCATGGGAGTACAACTTTAGATTCTCCACTGGGGAAGATCTGACGCAACACTTCTCTGTCCTTATTGAGTTGCTCCCATTCGCTTTCAAGATCGGCAATAACGTATGCGGATTCCGTGAGCTCTTTAATAATTTCTTCATTGAATATTCTCTTTAGGTATCGTTCATTTGAAGGgtcaaatttgaatttcttTTCAAAGGCCTTGTTCGATAATTTCACAGTTGGTAGATTTTGGAACTCTACAGTTTCTCCAGCCAGGCCGTCCTCGCCGTATCTCAACTGAATGAGCTGTCCGACGGAGTTACGCACGGTTCCGTCGTAGTGAACCATTACAGACTCCATAGCCTTTATGAGACGACGTTGGATATAACCAGTTTCAGCGGTCTTTACGGCAGTATCAATAAGACCTTCACGACCTCCCATGGCGTGGAAATAGAACTCCGAGGGGGTTAGACCGGCAAGATACGAATTTTCTACAAAACCTCTGGACTCGGGACCATAATCGTCTTTGATGAAGTGTGGTAGAGTTCTCTTTCTAAAACCGAATGGAATACGTTTACCTTCAACGTTTTGTTGTCCCACGCAAGCTATAACCTGGGAAATGTTAATGTTGGATCCCTTGGCACCTGATACCACCATAGCTTTGAGGTTATTGTATTCAGTCAGTGATTTCTTAGCTGATCCACCAGTCTTGTCACGAGCGTCATTAAGAATACGATTCACTTGATTCTCGAATGTCTGCCTCAAGGTATTACCAGGAGTAGGCTCCAATTCCATGTTGTGAGCTTTTTGAATGACCTCTATTACATCATCCTTAGCTTTAACTATAGCGCGCTGAATTTCTTGATATGTTTGCGGATCGGCAATAGTGTCTCCAATACCAATGGAATGGCCTTCCAGCAAGAGCCAGTTGTTAATCACAGTTTGAATATTACCATAAAATCGTCCAGCAGTTTCATGGCCCAGCTCCAACATGCAAATGTGCAGAAGAGAACCAGCAGAGGCACCAAGTGATTTTTTACACAATATTCCCATGAGGAGCTCTCCATGCTCTACTACTACTTTAGTATCTCCAGGGGAAATCCATTTGTAAGGCCCATCATCTTCTTCATCAGGATGAGTGGAATGCGTGCGAATCATGTTGACGTTGCCTGGGATGATCAGAGTAAATATTTGCTTTCCAGTCCATAATGGCTGGGGTTTCAAAATGCAAGGCTGAGGAATTTTACCATCCCAAGTGGGTAAGAACATCAGAAGGTTCATGACCTGTTCTTTTGTCAAGAAAACATCTCTCTTAGTCATTTTTCGAACAGCAGTAAGAGTGTCCTGCACAATACCCATGACGGGTTTGTTAGCTTGTGGAGTAATAATCTGTCGAGGTGTTATGTGAATGTTTTCTACTTCAGCACGAGTCTCCATGGACTGGGGCACATGCAAGTTCATTTCGTCTCCGTCAAAATCGGCGTTATAAGGTGAAGTGCAACTTAAATTCATACGAAATGTTGACCATGGCAGTACTTTTACTCTGTGACCCATCATACTCATTTTGTGTAGTGTTGGCTGACGATTGAAAATAACCAAGTCGTCATCTCTCAGATGGCGCTCGACTTTGTATCCATATTGTAAATGCAAATCTGATGGTTTAGGGTGGAATCTCAAGTCTATCCTCTCTCCATTGTCCCGGACAATGTACTTGGCCCCTGGGTATTGAGCATTGCCTCGTCGTACAAGCTCCTGCATTCTGTCTATATTGAATGGTGTTACTAACTCTGGGAATGTTAAGTTTTGAGCAATTGATCGTGGTACTCCTACTTGATCAATACGCAAGTTGGGATCTGGTGTAATGACAGTACGTGCCGAAAAATCAACACGTTTTCCCATGAGATTTCCTCGAATCCTTCCTTCTTTTCCCTTCAGTCGTGCTTTGATTGCTTTAAGTGGTTTACCAGATTTTTGCATGGCTCTGAAAAGAAATTAAACCAATACATTAGAGATACTATACTAATCAGGTCAGAGTAAGCCTGTAGCTTCTTGCCTTTGCATGTTTACCAACTAATGTAGTTAAATTAATAGGAAGTGACTACACTACTGGTACTGATTATTTATGTCATTACTACAGAGGCTCAAAACATAGTTTGCTAATGTTACAAAACATGATTGACTAACTTACTTTGGCATACCAGGCATGTCATTATCAACAAAAGTGGCCACATGAAACTGAAGCATTCTAATGTTGTCAGCGAGAACATGAGCGGCAGCCCCAGACTGTTCGTTTCTTTGTAACTCATTGTTTGCTTTGATGATGTCAGCAAGTTTGTGTGTCAGATCATCCTGATTCTTGGCAGCCCCAAACATGACCACAGCCGGTCGCACTGACAATGGTGGAACAGGAAGAACTGTGACTATCATCCAATCAGGTCTGGCAAATTTTGGATCCATTCCCAGGATAAAGGACTCCTcatctaaaaataaaacagttgtTATCAAAGCTCAAAAGTCAGCAAAAGTATTAACAAAAACATACAAATGTATATGTAACAAACCAATAATTAGTTCTTAATTCTGATCTGTATCAAAACCTACATCTAAAATCTGACATCCATTGAGAGAAACATAACAACAAATTGTATCCACACAAAATCTACTGTTATTTACAATTGCATGataaaatgtgtgtgtgtgtttagtaaaatgtcCCACTTCATTGATTGCTATA includes the following:
- the LOC125225673 gene encoding LOW QUALITY PROTEIN: DNA-directed RNA polymerase II subunit RPB1-like (The sequence of the model RefSeq protein was modified relative to this genomic sequence to represent the inferred CDS: deleted 2 bases in 1 codon), which encodes MATNDSKAPLRQVKRVQFGIISPDEIRRMSVTEGGIRFPETMEGGRPKLGGLMDPRQGVIDRSSRCQTCAGNMTECPGHFGHIDLAKPVFHIGFITKTIKILRCVCFYCSKLLVSPTNPKIKEVVMKSKGQPRKRLTYVYDLCKGKNICEGGEDMDIGKEGEEAKKGSGHGGCGHYQPSIRRQGLDLSAEWKHVNEDTQERKIIITAERVWEILKHITDEESFILGMDPKFARPDWMIVTVLPVPPLSVRPAVVMFGAAKNQDDLTHKLADIIKANNELQRNEQSGAAAHVLADNIRMLQFHVATFVDNDMPGMPKAMQKSGKPLKAIKARLKGKEGRIRGNLMGKRVDFSARTVITPDPNLRIDQVGVPRSIAQNLTFPELVTPFNIDRMQELVRRGNAQYPGAKYIVRDNGERIDLRFHPKPSDLHLQYGYKVERHLRDDDLVIFNRQPTLHKMSMMGHRVKVLPWSTFRMNLSCTSPYNADFDGDEMNLHVPQSMETRAEVENIHITPRQIITPQANKPVMGIVQDTLTAVRKMTKRDVFLTKEQVMNLLMFLPTWDGKIPQPCILKPQPLWTGKQIFTLIIPGNVNMIRTHSTHPDEEDDGPYKWISPGDTKVVVEHGELLMGILCKKSLGASAGSLLHICMLELGHETAGRFYGNIQTVINNWLLLEGHSIGIGDTIADPQTYQEIQRAIVKAKDDVIEVIQKAHNMELEPTPGNTLRQTFENQVNRILNDARDKTGGSAKKSLTEYNNLKAMVVSGAKGSNINISQVIACVGQQNVEGKRIPFGFRKRTLPHFIKDDYGPESRGFVENSYLAGLTPSEFYFHAMGGREGLIDTAVKTAETGYIQRRLIKAMESVMVHYDGTVRNSVGQLIQLRYGEDGLAGETVEFQNLPTVKLSNKAFEKKFKFDPSNERYLKRIFNEEIIKELTESAYVIADLESEWEQLNKDREVLRQIFPSGESKVVLPCNFKRMIWNVQKIFHINKRMPTDLSPIKVIQGVKDLLKKCVIVAGEDRLSVQANENATLLFQCLVRSTLCTKFVAEEYRLSSEAFEWLIGEIETRFQQAQVNPGEMVGALAAQSLGEPATQMTLNTFHFAGVSSKNVTLGVPRLKEIINISKKPKAPSLTVFLTGGAARDAEKAKNVLCRLEHTTLRKVTANTAIYYDPDPQNTVIAEDQEFVNVYYEMPDFDPTKISPWLLRIELDRKRMTDKKLTMEQIAEKINAGFGDDLNCIFNDDNAEKLVLRIRIMNNEESKFQDNDEETVDKMEDDMFLRCIEANMLSDMTLQGIEAIGKVYMHLPQTEAKKRIIITEQGEFKAIAEWLLETDGTSLMKVLSERDVDPIRTFSNDICEIFQVLGIEAVRKSVEKEMNAVLQFYGLYVNYRHLALLCDVMTAKGHLMAITRHGINRQDTGALMRCSFEETVDVLLDAASHAEVDPMRGVSENIIMGQLPRMGTGCFDLLLDAEKCKHGMEMGGLGVGMGVGGGMYFGVGTPSMTPLMTPWSTQNTPGYGSSVWSPGQVGSIMTPGGPSFSPSGASDASGLSPAYSAWSPQPGSPGSPGPPLSPYASPGASPSYSPTSPVYAAASPSLTPASPHYSPTSPSYSPTSPNYSPTSPIYSPASPSYSPTSPGYSPTSPSYSPTSPSYSPTSPSYSPTSPAYSPTSPSYSPTSPSYSPTSPSYSPTSPSYSPTSPAYSPASPGYSPSSPSYSPTSPVYSPASPSYSPSSPNYTPTSPAYSPTSPSYSPTSPAYSPTSPSYSPSSPKYSPTSPNYSPTSPSIAGGSPTYSPTSPQYSPTSPQYSPASPAYSPSSPQHPGSTRYSPSSPNYSPSSPNYSPSSPGYSPSSTKYSPTSPTYTPTSPNYSPSSPAYSPSSAGPTSYSPTSPNYSPTSPSYNEDDD